The Candidatus Dadabacteria bacterium nucleotide sequence CGACCTTGATATGACCAGATCGGCTTCGGCGTAAAACTCCGCCACGGCGGGGCTGAAGTCAAACACGCGCGCTTGGACACCGGCGCGGCGGTAGGCGGCGGCAACCTCCCGTTCCGCTCCGCGCCCCGTCTGGTGAATGACGCGCACACCGGCGCCCGTCCGCTCTTTATACAGGGAGACCGCCGGGGGAATGGCGCGGTTGAGCGCCGCCGCGCCCTGGCTTCCGCCCAAAATAAACAGGGTGGGCGTTCCGGAGCGGGGAAAGCGCCGGGGCGCGGCGCTTTCAAGGGCGGCGGTCACAACGGTTCTGCGAACCGGATTGCCGACAAGGCGAAACTTCCCGGAGCGGCGCGCGCCGCCCGAGTGCGGAAAGGATAAAAACACCCGCCGCGCCGCCACGGCGAGGGCTTTGTTTGCAAGGCCCGGAGCGCTGTTCTGCTCGCACACCGCAAGGGGAACTCCCCGAAGAAGCGCGGCAACGGCCCCCGGAACGGAGGCGTAGCCCCCTGTTCCGACCGCCACATCGGGACGGAAATCCCGGACGGCGGCAAACGCTTGCGCCGCGCCCATGGCGGTTTGCGCAAGGCCGGAAAGCGCGCCGGAAACCCCGCCCGCAAGCCCCCCGCCCCGCACGGCGCAAAACCGGTATCCCGCATCCCGCACAACGCGCCCCGCCA carries:
- the murG gene encoding undecaprenyldiphospho-muramoylpentapeptide beta-N-acetylglucosaminyltransferase, which codes for MAAGGTGGHVFPAIAIAEEVMRRDPSNRVLFIGTARGMAGRVVRDAGYRFCAVRGGGLAGGVSGALSGLAQTAMGAAQAFAAVRDFRPDVAVGTGGYASVPGAVAALLRGVPLAVCEQNSAPGLANKALAVAARRVFLSFPHSGGARRSGKFRLVGNPVRRTVVTAALESAAPRRFPRSGTPTLFILGGSQGAAALNRAIPPAVSLYKERTGAGVRVIHQTGRGAEREVAAAYRRAGVQARVFDFSPAVAEFYAEADLVISRSGAGAVAETALFRVPSILIPYPLAARGHQRENAVMMERAGASALIDEAGLTKEAVAKTLEKLLNWNTLEAMSRAAAGVAAPDAASRVADGIETLVRG